One Sphingobacteruim zhuxiongii DNA window includes the following coding sequences:
- a CDS encoding helix-hairpin-helix domain-containing protein, producing MKRLFAYFEMRRAEQIGFYTMSTIILLLIVINMIKRNPNNEQPITVQVLPLSSDLIDSAHLQQPNNELYQESQQQQSSSEFKKAVAYFQFDPNNLSAESWKKLGLSDAQIRVIHNYESKGGQFRVPEDIAKIYSLSASDVNRLLPYVIIENQKVVPISVESNNHVVNSELPISRYADLMIELNTADSLALIALRGIGPVFSSRIIKYRELLGGYYELEQLKEVYGLPTETLEHISNHLQIDPGSILKIKINTLDASAISKHPYISYKQAKTIVNYRKQHGHFSSIEDLKKILSLQEPFFRKIEIYLDFN from the coding sequence GTTGATAGTGATAAATATGATTAAGCGAAATCCGAATAATGAGCAGCCCATAACAGTTCAAGTATTGCCTCTATCCTCCGATCTTATTGACTCCGCTCATCTTCAGCAACCTAACAACGAGTTATATCAAGAAAGTCAACAGCAGCAAAGTTCTAGCGAATTCAAGAAAGCAGTTGCCTATTTTCAATTTGATCCGAACAATCTATCAGCAGAGAGTTGGAAGAAATTAGGATTATCCGATGCGCAGATTCGTGTAATTCACAATTACGAATCCAAAGGTGGTCAATTTCGTGTTCCTGAAGATATTGCAAAGATATATTCTCTTTCAGCTAGTGATGTCAATCGCTTACTGCCCTATGTTATAATTGAAAATCAAAAAGTGGTACCAATAAGCGTTGAGAGCAATAACCATGTCGTAAATTCCGAACTACCTATCAGTCGATATGCTGATTTGATGATTGAACTGAATACGGCGGATAGTTTAGCTTTAATAGCACTGCGTGGTATTGGACCTGTTTTTTCTAGTCGTATAATAAAATATAGAGAACTACTTGGCGGGTATTACGAACTAGAGCAATTAAAGGAAGTCTATGGACTACCGACAGAAACCCTTGAGCATATTTCAAACCATCTTCAGATTGACCCAGGATCCATTCTTAAAATTAAGATTAATACATTGGATGCCAGTGCAATATCAAAACATCCATATATTTCCTATAAGCAGGCGAAAACGATCGTCAACTATCGAAAACAACACGGACATTTTTCTAGCATCGAAGATTTGAAAAAGATTCTTTCGCTCCAAGAGCCTTTTTTTCGTAAAATTGAAATTTATTTAGATTTCAATTGA
- a CDS encoding adenine phosphoribosyltransferase, translating to MVEEKLKAVIRDIPDFPEPGIVFKDITPLLQHPELVDLAVKEFVKRLSGIEFDLIAGIESRGFLFGFLLAQELKKPFIPIRKQGKLPYKTVSESYKLEYGQATIEMHEDAFPAGSKVLLHDDLLATGGTVVAASKLIEKVGGEVAGFSFVISLDFLQSQGRLTRFSEKIISLVGYQ from the coding sequence ATGGTAGAAGAAAAACTTAAAGCGGTCATCCGCGATATTCCAGATTTCCCTGAACCGGGTATCGTTTTCAAAGATATCACACCCTTATTACAACATCCAGAACTGGTCGATTTAGCCGTAAAAGAGTTTGTGAAACGGTTGTCGGGAATTGAATTTGATCTTATCGCTGGAATTGAAAGCCGAGGCTTTCTTTTCGGATTTTTATTAGCCCAAGAATTGAAAAAACCATTTATTCCAATTCGTAAACAAGGGAAGCTTCCCTATAAAACAGTTTCTGAATCATATAAGTTAGAATACGGTCAAGCGACAATTGAGATGCATGAAGATGCATTCCCTGCTGGATCCAAAGTGTTGTTGCATGATGATTTATTAGCAACCGGCGGTACGGTCGTTGCAGCAAGTAAGCTGATTGAAAAGGTCGGGGGAGAAGTAGCAGGATTTAGTTTTGTTATTAGTCTTGATTTTCTACAGAGCCAAGGCCGCCTTACGCGATTTAGCGAAAAAATTATATCTTTAGTAGGTTATCAATAG
- a CDS encoding TerC family protein, with translation MEWLLDPNIWISFLTLTILEIVLGIDNIVFISIQSGKLPPEQQKKARQIGLLLALVMRVGLLFSIKWIMGLTEPFLNLADTFGIDDPQWHRYLTLSGRDLILFIGGLFLIYKATTEIHHKVEGHIEASGGKAKVVTFSSVIIQIIILDLVFSLDSVITAVGMVDQIGVMIAAVIVAVGIMLLSAESISTFVNDYPSVKMLALAFLLLIGVSLTAEAFDQHIPKGYIYFAMAFSVLVEFLNIRAEKKALAHLNNEEKK, from the coding sequence ATGGAATGGCTGCTGGATCCAAACATTTGGATATCATTTTTAACGCTGACAATTTTAGAAATTGTACTCGGCATTGACAACATTGTCTTTATCTCTATTCAAAGTGGAAAGCTTCCACCAGAACAACAAAAGAAAGCGCGACAAATTGGTCTTTTATTAGCATTAGTGATGCGCGTTGGCCTGTTATTCTCGATCAAGTGGATCATGGGGCTTACCGAACCATTCCTAAATTTAGCAGATACATTCGGTATTGATGACCCACAGTGGCATCGTTATCTAACGTTGTCAGGGAGAGATCTAATCCTATTTATTGGAGGTTTGTTTTTAATTTATAAAGCAACGACTGAAATTCACCATAAAGTAGAAGGACATATTGAAGCGAGCGGTGGAAAGGCGAAAGTTGTTACGTTTTCGAGCGTTATTATACAAATTATCATCTTAGACTTAGTTTTCTCTTTAGACTCTGTCATCACAGCAGTGGGTATGGTTGACCAAATTGGCGTCATGATAGCGGCGGTAATTGTTGCGGTCGGTATTATGTTATTATCGGCAGAAAGTATCTCGACCTTTGTGAATGACTATCCATCCGTAAAAATGCTAGCATTGGCATTCCTATTATTAATTGGAGTTTCCTTGACAGCAGAGGCTTTTGATCAACATATACCGAAAGGCTATATTTACTTTGCGATGGCATTCTCCGTTTTAGTCGAATTCCTAAATATTCGCGCAGAAAAGAAAGCATTAGCTCATTTGAATAATGAGGAAAAGAAATAA
- the gpmI gene encoding 2,3-bisphosphoglycerate-independent phosphoglycerate mutase has protein sequence MSSEQKRVALLILDGLGYGKDDNSNAVIAAKTPYLDYLLANYPNSKLEASGEAVGLPAGQMGNSEVGHMNLGAGRTVYQELGRINKAAKDGIFKSDLTIEGAFDYAKENNKKVHFIGLLSDGGVHSHISHLKALCDAAKHAELTSDQVFIHAFLDGRDTDPNGGIGYMRDLTQHLTLSVGTVASAIGRYYAMDRDNRWERVKEAYDLLTKGVGTASTDILASIEASYANDVTDEFVKPIVMVKPDGSPIAKIENGDVVICYNFRTDRGREITIALTQQAFPEYDMHPLDLYYVTMTSYDDTFKGVKVIFQKDNLTKTLGETLAAQNKTQVRIAETEKYPHVTFFFSGGREEQFEGESRILIPSPKVATYDLQPEMSAQGIADAICLDMVNNHPDFICLNFANPDMVGHTGVFDAVVKAVEKVDAVTKQVVDQGLAEGYSFIILADHGNSEYMLNSDGSVNTAHTTNLVPCILIDKDYQHIKDGKLGDVAPTVLKMMNLEIPLEMNGDVLVY, from the coding sequence ATGAGTTCTGAGCAAAAAAGAGTAGCATTATTAATCCTGGATGGATTAGGCTACGGAAAAGATGATAATTCAAATGCTGTAATAGCCGCAAAAACTCCATACCTCGACTACCTATTAGCCAACTATCCTAATTCTAAACTTGAAGCTTCAGGTGAAGCTGTTGGTTTACCTGCTGGTCAAATGGGTAATTCAGAGGTTGGACATATGAATCTTGGTGCTGGTCGTACGGTATATCAAGAATTAGGACGTATTAATAAAGCCGCAAAAGATGGTATTTTCAAATCCGATTTAACAATCGAAGGCGCTTTTGACTATGCTAAAGAAAACAATAAGAAAGTTCACTTTATAGGTCTATTATCAGATGGTGGAGTACACTCTCATATTTCGCATCTTAAAGCATTATGTGATGCAGCGAAACATGCAGAGCTAACGAGCGATCAAGTTTTTATTCACGCCTTCTTAGACGGTCGCGATACGGATCCAAATGGCGGTATTGGTTATATGCGTGATTTAACACAACATTTAACCTTATCTGTTGGAACAGTTGCTTCTGCAATTGGTCGCTATTATGCAATGGACCGCGATAACCGTTGGGAACGTGTTAAAGAAGCTTACGACTTGTTAACCAAAGGCGTGGGTACAGCATCGACAGATATACTAGCTTCGATTGAAGCTTCATATGCAAACGATGTCACCGACGAGTTTGTCAAGCCGATCGTTATGGTTAAGCCTGATGGTTCACCGATCGCAAAAATCGAAAATGGTGATGTCGTAATCTGTTATAACTTTAGAACAGATCGAGGTCGTGAAATTACTATTGCGTTAACACAGCAAGCATTTCCGGAGTATGATATGCATCCTTTGGATTTATATTATGTAACGATGACTTCTTATGACGACACCTTCAAAGGTGTAAAAGTAATCTTCCAGAAGGATAACTTAACAAAGACTTTAGGAGAGACTCTAGCTGCTCAAAACAAAACTCAAGTTCGAATTGCCGAGACTGAGAAATATCCACACGTTACGTTTTTCTTTTCTGGAGGTCGCGAAGAACAGTTTGAAGGTGAATCTCGTATTTTAATTCCGTCGCCAAAGGTGGCAACTTACGATTTACAACCAGAAATGAGTGCGCAAGGTATCGCTGATGCTATTTGTTTAGATATGGTTAATAATCATCCAGACTTCATCTGTTTGAACTTTGCCAATCCGGATATGGTAGGTCATACCGGAGTTTTTGATGCTGTTGTTAAAGCTGTTGAAAAAGTAGACGCTGTAACTAAACAAGTTGTTGACCAAGGTCTAGCAGAAGGTTATTCTTTTATTATCCTTGCCGATCACGGAAATTCAGAATATATGTTGAATAGTGATGGATCTGTCAATACAGCACATACGACCAACCTTGTTCCTTGTATTTTAATTGATAAAGACTATCAACACATAAAAGATGGAAAATTAGGGGATGTTGCCCCTACAGTTCTGAAGATGATGAACTTGGAAATTCCATTAGAAATGAATGGCGATGTATTGGTATACTAA
- a CDS encoding DUF4783 domain-containing protein has translation MIQGFKFSCRTFIHLCCTLVIIPLLSFNLGYSDIGNEILEAFKSNNAKSISNYFGSNISLSIKSDGGYYSKFQAEMLLSDFFQANKTTEIKQVQRTMRTNNSFYIVYQLKTSSGTYRVFTKFSQTSGDTQIAELRIE, from the coding sequence ATGATACAAGGTTTTAAATTTAGTTGCAGAACATTCATTCACCTTTGCTGTACCCTAGTAATAATCCCCTTACTATCCTTTAACCTAGGTTATTCGGATATTGGGAATGAAATATTAGAAGCTTTTAAGTCGAATAATGCGAAATCTATATCGAATTATTTTGGTTCGAATATTTCGTTATCGATTAAAAGCGATGGGGGGTATTATTCGAAATTCCAAGCTGAAATGCTGCTTAGTGATTTTTTTCAAGCCAATAAAACGACAGAAATTAAACAGGTACAGCGAACCATGCGTACTAACAATAGTTTCTACATTGTCTACCAACTGAAAACCTCATCGGGTACTTACCGTGTTTTTACGAAGTTTAGCCAAACATCTGGAGATACTCAAATCGCAGAATTAAGGATAGAATAA
- the nadC gene encoding carboxylating nicotinate-nucleotide diphosphorylase, whose amino-acid sequence MEKEFKEKLLQFVEEAIKEDVGPGDYTTLSTIDDSKQGEAQLLVKESGIIAGIEVAKEIFLAIDPNLQFEILLKDGQAVQYGDIAFRLKGSIHTILKGERLVLNVMQRMSGIATQTSKYVAALAGTNTRVLDTRKTTPLLRFLEKKAVTLGGGVNHRFALYDMILIKDNHVDYAGGITAAVNAALSYKTTHNLNIPIEVEVRNFDELKEVLAIGQVDRVMFDNFTVEQVAEAVQLVNGRLVTEASGGITLETIADYAKGGVDFISVGALTHSVKSLDLSLKAKLI is encoded by the coding sequence ATGGAGAAAGAATTCAAAGAAAAGTTGTTGCAATTTGTTGAAGAAGCAATAAAAGAGGATGTTGGGCCAGGAGACTATACCACACTTTCTACGATTGATGATTCAAAGCAAGGCGAAGCACAGCTCTTGGTTAAAGAATCCGGAATCATTGCCGGTATTGAGGTAGCTAAGGAAATATTTTTGGCCATTGATCCAAACCTACAATTCGAAATATTATTGAAAGATGGACAAGCCGTTCAGTATGGTGATATAGCATTTCGCTTAAAAGGCTCCATTCATACAATTTTAAAAGGTGAGCGTCTCGTATTAAACGTAATGCAACGCATGTCGGGCATTGCTACGCAAACTTCAAAATATGTCGCTGCACTCGCAGGTACCAATACTAGGGTATTAGACACTAGGAAAACCACACCGTTACTTCGTTTCTTAGAGAAGAAAGCAGTCACGCTTGGTGGCGGGGTAAACCATCGCTTTGCACTTTACGACATGATTCTGATTAAGGATAATCATGTTGATTATGCAGGAGGTATTACTGCGGCGGTAAACGCTGCATTGTCTTATAAAACGACACATAACTTAAATATTCCGATAGAAGTCGAAGTACGCAACTTTGATGAGTTGAAAGAAGTACTTGCCATTGGTCAGGTTGATCGCGTAATGTTTGATAATTTTACGGTAGAACAAGTAGCCGAAGCTGTTCAATTAGTGAACGGACGATTGGTTACCGAAGCATCCGGAGGAATTACATTAGAAACGATTGCAGACTATGCCAAAGGAGGTGTGGATTTTATCTCTGTTGGTGCATTAACCCACTCGGTTAAAAGTCTGGATTTGAGTTTAAAAGCGAAACTTATTTAG
- the plsY gene encoding glycerol-3-phosphate 1-O-acyltransferase PlsY: MISIYLVGIVILAYLFGSIPTAVWFGQAFYGVDVREYGSGNAGATNTFRVLGKKAGSVVMFVDILKGWTATNLPYLLDSTVVGNHDGPQFVNFQLALGVIAVLGHLFPIFAGFRGGKGVATLFGMVLAIHWPAALCCVTVFLVVLFIFHYVSLGSILAGFTFPFSIAFIFKTTVPSVLLYGIAICALILVTHQKNIERLLKGKESKIYLFKKKSSG, encoded by the coding sequence ATGATTTCAATCTATCTCGTAGGAATAGTCATATTAGCATATTTATTCGGATCAATCCCTACAGCGGTTTGGTTTGGACAAGCGTTTTATGGTGTTGATGTTAGAGAATATGGGAGTGGTAACGCGGGTGCAACCAATACTTTTCGTGTTTTAGGGAAAAAAGCAGGGTCCGTTGTGATGTTTGTAGATATCCTTAAGGGCTGGACAGCAACAAATCTTCCTTATTTATTAGACAGTACGGTGGTCGGAAATCACGATGGCCCACAGTTTGTTAATTTTCAATTAGCATTAGGTGTTATCGCGGTACTGGGTCATTTATTCCCAATATTTGCTGGTTTTCGTGGCGGTAAGGGAGTTGCAACCCTTTTTGGAATGGTTCTAGCAATTCATTGGCCGGCAGCATTATGCTGTGTGACTGTATTTTTGGTCGTTTTGTTTATCTTCCATTACGTTTCCTTGGGATCTATCCTCGCAGGATTTACATTCCCCTTTAGTATTGCTTTTATCTTTAAAACGACGGTACCATCGGTACTACTCTATGGAATAGCCATTTGTGCATTGATCTTAGTTACCCATCAGAAGAATATCGAACGACTACTCAAGGGTAAAGAATCCAAAATATATTTATTTAAGAAAAAATCGTCCGGTTAA
- a CDS encoding M48 family metallopeptidase, with protein MKRIFKYTAMLMLGATIAGCATSAITGRKYLKLVDSQQINDQAALAYKDFLSKNNSKVITGTAAATQVKRVGSNIAIAANQYLKQLGIADKFSFNWEFNLIESPDVNAWCMPGGKVAVYSGILPVAKNDAGLATVMGHEIAHAIEEHSVSQYSNAMAAQYGAQILGAAGAMSNSKYIGMFNQLYGIGYQVGSLKFSRNDELAADKAGLILMAMAGYDPNESIKFWERMAQGKSGSQPEWLSTHPSDARRISQLQAMIPEVMKYYKK; from the coding sequence ATGAAAAGGATTTTTAAATATACGGCCATGTTAATGTTGGGGGCTACGATTGCCGGATGCGCAACATCTGCAATCACAGGTCGTAAATACCTTAAATTGGTAGATTCTCAACAGATTAACGATCAAGCTGCATTAGCCTATAAAGACTTTCTGAGTAAAAATAACTCTAAGGTAATTACGGGAACGGCAGCTGCAACACAGGTTAAGCGTGTTGGTAGTAATATCGCTATTGCTGCGAATCAATACTTGAAGCAATTGGGGATTGCCGACAAATTTAGTTTTAACTGGGAATTTAATTTAATTGAAAGCCCTGATGTGAATGCTTGGTGTATGCCTGGCGGTAAGGTTGCGGTTTATTCAGGTATCTTACCTGTAGCAAAGAACGATGCAGGCTTAGCGACAGTGATGGGCCATGAGATTGCTCACGCGATTGAGGAACACTCTGTATCGCAGTATTCGAATGCTATGGCGGCTCAATATGGCGCGCAAATATTAGGTGCTGCAGGAGCAATGTCAAATAGTAAGTATATTGGGATGTTCAATCAATTATATGGTATTGGCTACCAAGTAGGTTCGTTGAAATTCTCGAGAAATGATGAGTTAGCCGCTGATAAAGCTGGACTAATTTTGATGGCGATGGCTGGATATGATCCAAATGAGTCTATTAAATTCTGGGAAAGAATGGCACAAGGGAAATCTGGCAGTCAACCAGAGTGGCTGAGTACACACCCTAGTGATGCCCGTCGTATCTCTCAATTACAAGCGATGATTCCTGAAGTCATGAAATATTACAAGAAATAA
- a CDS encoding ABC transporter ATP-binding protein has product MNLTISNLNKTYNNGVKALDSVNLTIGPGMFGLLGPNGAGKSSLMRTIATLQTPDSGEITFGDINLLTDKNALRRVLGYLPQEFGVYPNLSAEELLHYFANLKGITSKADRQKIVAEVLQITNLYDVRKKSVSGYSGGMKQRFGIAQMLLNNPKLIIVDEPTAGLDPAERHRFLNVLREIGAQHTVIFSTHIVDDVRELCHELAIMNGGRVLFRGSAQEGESKLNGKIWTARIEREAFEAANQKHNVISSNYNQDNTLNIRVMSELQPDDSFQSATPILEDVYFVALKNDSVHV; this is encoded by the coding sequence ATGAACTTAACAATTAGTAATTTAAACAAGACTTATAATAACGGTGTAAAGGCGCTGGATTCTGTGAATTTGACGATAGGCCCGGGTATGTTTGGTTTATTAGGTCCAAATGGAGCTGGTAAATCCTCATTGATGCGTACAATTGCGACACTACAAACCCCAGATTCAGGCGAAATAACTTTTGGAGATATCAATCTTTTAACGGATAAAAATGCACTTCGTCGTGTTCTAGGCTATCTTCCTCAGGAATTTGGCGTATACCCAAATTTATCTGCTGAAGAGTTGCTCCACTATTTTGCAAATTTGAAAGGCATTACATCCAAGGCTGACCGTCAAAAAATCGTGGCGGAGGTTTTGCAAATTACCAATCTGTATGATGTTCGTAAGAAAAGTGTAAGTGGTTACTCTGGTGGTATGAAACAACGCTTTGGGATTGCTCAAATGCTATTAAATAATCCTAAGCTTATCATTGTCGATGAACCTACAGCTGGTTTAGATCCTGCGGAACGTCATCGCTTTTTAAATGTATTACGCGAGATCGGTGCACAGCATACGGTTATCTTTTCGACACACATTGTAGACGATGTGCGGGAGTTATGTCATGAGTTGGCTATCATGAACGGCGGTCGTGTTTTATTTCGTGGTTCCGCGCAAGAAGGCGAATCGAAACTAAACGGAAAGATATGGACAGCTCGTATCGAACGCGAGGCTTTCGAGGCTGCAAATCAAAAACATAATGTTATCTCTTCAAATTATAATCAGGATAATACATTAAATATTCGCGTGATGAGTGAGCTGCAACCTGATGATTCTTTTCAGTCGGCAACACCGATATTAGAAGATGTTTATTTCGTAGCCCTTAAAAACGATAGCGTTCATGTTTAG